In Chitinophagales bacterium, one DNA window encodes the following:
- the hypE gene encoding hydrogenase expression/formation protein HypE produces MKFECPMPSFDFDTITMGHGSGGLLTHRLLQSGVFNLFKNDLLSQQHDGASFSLNGKVAFSTDSYVVTPVFFPGGNIGDLAVNGTVNDLAMCGAEAKYLSLAFILEEGLPMTEFWQVLVSIRDAAAAAGVMIITGDTKVVEKGKGDKIFINSSGIGIIHPQAAIHHSNIAAGDQIIISGRLANHGIAIMSLRNGLEFETTVKSDTAALHRTVMKLLHRFGRSIKFLRDPTRGGLASVLNEIAGLNQLTYELHETALPVDAQVAGACEMLGLDPLYIANEGIFVAVVAKDIAESFVDELRADENGLHAAVIGEVTTTQPGKVILRSAIGGKRMVSYLQGEQLPRIC; encoded by the coding sequence ATGAAGTTTGAATGCCCGATGCCATCCTTTGATTTTGATACCATCACCATGGGTCATGGCAGTGGCGGCCTGCTGACGCACCGGTTATTACAAAGCGGTGTGTTCAACCTTTTTAAAAATGATTTGCTCAGCCAGCAACATGATGGTGCTTCTTTTTCACTAAATGGCAAGGTTGCATTCAGTACCGACAGCTATGTTGTTACACCGGTTTTTTTTCCGGGCGGAAATATCGGCGACCTCGCCGTGAATGGAACCGTGAATGACCTTGCCATGTGCGGCGCCGAGGCGAAGTATCTGTCACTGGCATTTATCCTCGAAGAAGGGTTGCCAATGACGGAATTCTGGCAGGTGCTGGTGAGCATCCGTGATGCAGCTGCAGCAGCCGGTGTCATGATCATAACCGGCGACACTAAGGTGGTAGAGAAAGGAAAGGGAGATAAGATCTTCATCAATTCATCAGGAATCGGCATCATTCATCCGCAGGCGGCCATTCATCACAGCAATATTGCTGCAGGTGATCAGATCATCATCAGCGGCCGGCTTGCAAATCATGGCATTGCCATCATGAGTTTGCGCAATGGGTTGGAATTTGAAACTACCGTGAAAAGCGACACCGCTGCGCTTCATCGTACGGTGATGAAGCTCCTGCACCGTTTTGGCCGCTCCATAAAATTTCTGCGCGATCCGACGAGGGGAGGCCTTGCCAGTGTATTGAATGAAATTGCCGGGTTGAATCAACTGACGTATGAGCTCCATGAAACGGCGCTTCCGGTAGATGCGCAGGTGGCGGGCGCCTGTGAAATGCTCGGCCTCGATCCGTTGTATATTGCCAATGAAGGAATATTTGTGGCTGTGGTGGCGAAAGATATAGCGGAAAGTTTTGTTGATGAATTGAGAGCAGATGAGAACGGATTGCATGCCGCTGTCATCGGCGAAGTAACCACAACGCAACCGGGAAAAGTTATACTCAGGAGTGCCATTGGCGGGAAACGCATGGTGAGCTACCTGCAGGGTGAGCAACTACCGCGTATCTGCTGA
- the hypD gene encoding hydrogenase formation protein HypD — protein MKYLSEYRNPELARRYLEELHRVTTRPWTIMEICGGQTHSLVRNGIIELLPPQITMVHGPGCPVCVTSIQVIDEAIYLAMQENLILCSFGDMLRVPGSTISLLDAKARGADIRILYSPLEAVQIAIQNPQKEVVFFAVGFETTAPANALSVIQAEKMQVQNYSILASHVLVPPAMEALLSDAENKIDGFLAAGHVCTIMGMDEYYPVAEKYKVPIVVTGFEPLDLLQGILMTVMQLERGEYKVENQYARAVQQAGNTMAKASMEEVFAVTDRVWRGIGPIPQSGLEVNNRYKKYNARLRFRLHIPPAAENKDCISGDIMKGLKKPVQCPNFGSRCTPEHPLGAPMVSSEGSCAAYYHYTSGIANVKNTIADEV, from the coding sequence ATGAAATACTTATCAGAATACAGGAATCCTGAACTGGCCAGGCGTTACCTTGAAGAGTTGCATCGTGTAACAACCCGTCCGTGGACGATCATGGAAATCTGCGGCGGGCAAACGCACAGCCTTGTCAGAAACGGTATCATCGAACTGTTGCCCCCGCAGATTACCATGGTGCATGGTCCGGGCTGCCCGGTATGTGTAACCAGCATACAGGTGATTGATGAAGCGATTTATCTGGCGATGCAGGAAAATCTGATACTGTGTTCATTCGGTGATATGCTCCGCGTTCCTGGTTCCACCATCAGCCTGCTCGATGCCAAAGCAAGGGGCGCTGATATCAGGATATTGTATTCACCGCTGGAAGCAGTGCAGATCGCCATACAAAATCCGCAAAAAGAGGTTGTATTCTTCGCCGTAGGCTTTGAAACAACTGCACCGGCAAATGCATTGAGTGTGATTCAGGCAGAGAAGATGCAGGTACAGAATTACAGCATCCTCGCCTCACATGTGCTTGTGCCTCCTGCCATGGAGGCTTTACTGAGCGATGCGGAAAACAAAATCGACGGGTTTCTCGCCGCAGGTCATGTCTGTACCATCATGGGTATGGATGAATATTATCCGGTAGCCGAAAAATATAAAGTGCCCATTGTGGTAACAGGGTTTGAACCGCTCGACTTATTGCAGGGAATCCTCATGACGGTGATGCAACTGGAGCGTGGCGAATACAAAGTGGAAAATCAGTATGCACGCGCCGTGCAGCAAGCAGGCAACACAATGGCGAAAGCATCCATGGAAGAAGTGTTTGCCGTAACCGACCGCGTATGGCGTGGAATCGGGCCGATTCCGCAAAGCGGGCTGGAGGTGAATAACCGGTATAAGAAATACAATGCGAGACTACGTTTCCGTTTGCATATTCCACCGGCAGCAGAGAACAAAGACTGTATCAGCGGTGATATCATGAAAGGGCTGAAGAAGCCTGTACAATGTCCTAACTTCGGCAGCCGCTGCACACCTGAACATCCGCTGGGCGCACCGATGGTAAGCAGTGAAGGTTCCTGTGCGGCCTATTATCATTATACATCCGGTATTGCAAATGTGAAAAATACCATAGCAGATGAAGTTTGA
- a CDS encoding HypC/HybG/HupF family hydrogenase formation chaperone: MCLAIPGKIISVSEAGDAAFRTAKVSFGGISREVNLCLITDAKIDDYVLVHAGVAISKVDEEEAKVTFEYLKLIGEADVPGQQREERQSAGNNDSKGIS, encoded by the coding sequence ATGTGTTTAGCAATTCCCGGTAAAATAATTTCCGTCAGCGAAGCCGGTGACGCCGCATTCCGAACCGCCAAAGTGTCTTTCGGCGGCATCAGCAGAGAAGTGAACCTGTGCCTTATTACGGATGCAAAGATTGATGATTATGTGCTCGTGCATGCCGGTGTTGCCATCAGCAAGGTGGATGAGGAAGAGGCGAAAGTAACGTTTGAATACCTGAAGCTCATCGGGGAAGCAGATGTACCCGGACAGCAAAGAGAAGAAAGACAAAGTGCCGGAAACAACGATAGCAAGGGAATATCCTAA
- the hypF gene encoding carbamoyltransferase HypF — translation MKTYHIHIGGLVQGVGFRPHVYRLAMQHGLNGWVSNAKDGVHIECNASEESAQQFYAGILAAAPVNAVITSHTIKEIKPHVFVSFTIREGEVNAGTDLLLTPDFGMCESCRNEVLDSSNRRYHYPFTTCLQCGPRYSIIRELPYERSNTSMAALKMCPVCNKEYFDVGDDRYYSQTNSCPACAIPMHLYDAAGVLLSSHTDELLHQLNTVLLQGAVAAVKGIGGYLLLCDAGNAAAVQQLRQRKHRPAKPFALLYADINFAKEDVIISRHEEAVLKSKASPIVLCRLRDDKAINICAAGIAPGLGSIGLMLPCSPLLLLVAGTFGKPLVATSANISGSPIISDDQEALELLHGIADYVVTYDRDIVMPQDDSVLQVTATGRQIILRRSRGLSPGYFPNPLADTPECLLAMGAELKSAFAIQHKQQLFISQFLGNQENAASQFAYDKTLHHLLQLLQMKPDMILVDKHPGYFVSEHGKEIAAQQGIPYISIQHHKAHFAAVLAENNLLCSRDPVLGVIWDGTGYGDDQQVWGGEFFLLENAVQQRVAQLEYFPQLLGDKMSREPRLSALSMLKFLPERMKIMQSRFSVQEWKYYLQLISQPADLLTSSMGRFLDGIASMAGICDINSYEGEAAMKLEALARKCNRPWKDYYPVPLKNNRLDFSVLLQELTDDLAQDKARDEIAQKVFYSLAHAIRRVSEHFNTRKITFSGGVFQNALLADMITDLMGGNNELYWHRQLSPNDECIAFGQLACYQLLRQQQQEEKLQNVSVLIN, via the coding sequence ATGAAAACATATCACATTCATATCGGAGGGCTGGTGCAGGGTGTTGGCTTTCGGCCGCATGTATACCGGCTGGCCATGCAGCATGGATTGAATGGCTGGGTTAGTAATGCAAAGGACGGCGTGCATATCGAATGCAATGCATCGGAAGAAAGTGCACAGCAATTTTATGCCGGCATCCTTGCCGCAGCTCCGGTGAATGCGGTTATTACAAGCCATACCATAAAGGAAATAAAGCCGCATGTCTTTGTTTCGTTTACCATCCGCGAGGGCGAAGTAAATGCCGGCACCGATTTGCTGCTTACACCTGATTTTGGTATGTGCGAGTCCTGCAGAAATGAAGTGCTCGACAGCAGCAACAGGCGTTATCATTATCCATTCACCACCTGCCTGCAATGCGGGCCAAGGTATTCCATCATCAGGGAATTGCCGTATGAAAGAAGCAATACCTCAATGGCTGCTTTGAAGATGTGCCCTGTGTGCAACAAGGAATATTTTGATGTCGGCGATGACCGGTACTACAGTCAGACCAACTCTTGCCCGGCCTGCGCTATTCCGATGCACTTATACGATGCAGCAGGTGTATTGCTAAGCAGTCATACGGATGAGTTGCTTCACCAATTAAACACTGTACTGCTGCAAGGTGCTGTAGCTGCCGTTAAAGGAATAGGCGGCTACCTGCTGCTTTGTGATGCCGGCAATGCAGCGGCAGTGCAGCAGTTGCGTCAGAGAAAACACCGGCCAGCGAAACCTTTCGCCCTGTTATACGCTGACATTAACTTCGCAAAAGAAGATGTGATTATTTCCCGACATGAGGAAGCCGTTTTGAAAAGCAAAGCCTCACCCATTGTTCTCTGCCGGTTGCGGGATGATAAAGCAATAAATATCTGTGCTGCCGGCATCGCGCCCGGGCTCGGCAGCATTGGGTTGATGCTTCCGTGTTCACCGTTATTGTTGCTTGTTGCCGGCACATTTGGAAAACCACTCGTGGCTACGAGTGCCAATATCAGCGGATCACCGATCATTTCAGATGATCAGGAAGCACTGGAGCTGTTACACGGCATCGCAGACTATGTAGTAACCTACGATCGCGATATTGTAATGCCGCAGGATGACAGTGTGCTGCAGGTTACTGCCACGGGCCGGCAAATAATTTTGAGACGGAGCAGGGGACTTTCGCCGGGTTACTTTCCCAATCCGCTTGCTGACACACCGGAGTGCCTGCTTGCCATGGGCGCGGAGCTCAAAAGCGCATTTGCCATTCAACATAAGCAGCAGCTGTTTATCAGTCAGTTCCTCGGCAACCAGGAAAATGCAGCATCACAGTTTGCCTATGACAAAACGTTGCATCATCTTTTGCAGCTGTTGCAAATGAAGCCCGATATGATCCTTGTTGATAAGCATCCCGGCTATTTTGTATCGGAGCATGGAAAGGAAATAGCTGCACAACAGGGAATTCCTTACATCAGCATTCAGCATCACAAGGCGCATTTTGCCGCTGTGCTGGCTGAGAATAACCTGCTCTGCAGCAGGGACCCGGTGCTTGGTGTTATCTGGGACGGCACAGGTTATGGCGATGATCAACAGGTTTGGGGTGGTGAATTTTTTCTGCTGGAAAACGCTGTTCAACAGCGTGTGGCGCAACTGGAATATTTTCCTCAGCTCCTCGGCGATAAGATGAGCAGGGAGCCGCGCCTGTCTGCTTTATCCATGCTGAAATTTTTACCGGAAAGAATGAAGATCATGCAGTCCCGCTTCTCTGTGCAGGAATGGAAATATTATTTACAACTGATCAGTCAGCCTGCTGATCTGCTCACGAGCAGCATGGGAAGATTTTTAGACGGCATCGCTTCCATGGCAGGCATCTGTGATATCAACTCGTATGAAGGTGAAGCAGCCATGAAGCTGGAAGCACTGGCGCGAAAGTGTAATCGCCCCTGGAAGGATTACTATCCTGTTCCGCTGAAAAATAACAGGCTTGATTTTTCCGTGCTCCTGCAGGAGCTGACCGATGATTTGGCACAGGATAAAGCCAGGGATGAAATAGCGCAAAAAGTTTTTTATTCACTGGCACATGCCATAAGGCGCGTAAGTGAACATTTCAATACCCGTAAGATTACATTCAGCGGCGGTGTTTTTCAAAATGCACTGCTGGCAGATATGATTACTGATTTAATGGGCGGCAATAACGAATTGTACTGGCACCGGCAACTGAGTCCGAATGATGAATGCATTGCATTCGGTCAGCTGGCCTGTTATCAGCTCCTGCGGCAACAGCAGCAGGAGGAGAAGCTGCAAAACGTATCCGTTCTGATTAACTGA
- the hypB gene encoding hydrogenase nickel incorporation protein HypB — MCATCGCESNGSVSLHMPGSIPRQGQLHLDRSPAASSAEPLQQDPQKHSQHKTLISVEQDILQQNNLLAERNRGYLEAKNIFAINLVSSPGSGKTTLLEKTLRDLKSGYEFFVIEGDQQTSLDADRIYATGTKVMQINTGKGCHLDANMVQQAIHRMKLNENAVLFIENVGNLVCPAMFDLGEKERVVIMSVTEGEDKPLKYPEMFHTSTLCIINKTDLLPYVPFNMKKAKQYAKSINHQLDIIELSCLTGNGMQDWYHWLQSKVKVHEPA, encoded by the coding sequence ATGTGTGCAACTTGTGGTTGTGAAAGTAATGGAAGTGTTTCCCTCCATATGCCGGGCAGTATTCCGCGGCAGGGGCAATTGCACCTCGACCGTTCTCCGGCTGCTTCTTCAGCGGAACCGCTGCAGCAGGATCCGCAAAAGCATAGCCAGCATAAGACGCTCATTTCCGTAGAGCAGGATATACTGCAGCAGAATAACCTGCTTGCGGAAAGAAACCGCGGCTACCTGGAAGCAAAAAACATTTTTGCCATCAACCTGGTGAGTTCTCCCGGTTCCGGCAAGACCACCTTGCTGGAGAAAACACTCAGGGACCTTAAATCAGGCTATGAATTTTTTGTGATTGAAGGCGATCAGCAGACAAGCCTTGATGCCGACCGCATTTATGCGACCGGAACAAAAGTGATGCAGATCAATACAGGAAAGGGTTGCCATCTCGATGCCAATATGGTTCAACAGGCAATTCATCGTATGAAGCTGAATGAAAATGCGGTGCTTTTTATTGAGAATGTGGGCAACCTTGTTTGCCCTGCTATGTTTGATCTGGGTGAAAAAGAAAGAGTGGTGATTATGAGTGTAACGGAAGGGGAAGACAAGCCGTTGAAATATCCTGAGATGTTTCACACTTCCACACTCTGCATCATCAATAAGACGGATCTGCTCCCTTATGTTCCGTTTAACATGAAAAAGGCAAAGCAATATGCGAAAAGCATCAATCATCAACTTGATATCATAGAGCTCAGTTGCCTTACCGGAAATGGTATGCAGGATTGGTACCATTGGCTGCAATCGAAAGTGAAGGTGCACGAACCCGCCTGA
- a CDS encoding NAD(P)H-dependent oxidoreductase subunit E, translating to MSEEKFLKPDEPAQTQMLNHLWELQRKNGFINDDDIRQLSEKFNLSAIEVEGVVSFYHFFHRKPAGKFTIYLNNSIVADLKGFSRIKETFERETGTTFGSVDRTGTFGLFLTPCIGLSDQEPSALINFYPFTNLNAIKVKDTIAALKNGIRPEAICDAPADHIRYTPSDGKSVFFSAFKEGAALSRAKTLGAQGVLDELKKAELAGRGGANYPTWKKWNAAMLQPAQPKVVICNADEGEPGTFKDRVLINSQAKSLIEGMIICGYTIGAGYGIIYLRGEYTWLKSRLDDAINEYKAAGLLGDDCGGIHGFHFDIRIQSGAGSYVCGEETALLESLEGKRGEPRTKWFFPVEKGYLQQPTVINNVETFCAAARIVEMTADAYVQLGIPGSPGTKLISVSGDCRLPGIYEIEWGMTVAELLELCEADDPYYIQISGPSGECISVKEKYRRISMLDLMARKDVRCGGSFMVFNRQRDLVKVLLNYAEFFKSESCGICTPCRAGNFIIQRKLERLDNGLATEVDLEQLRSWGTIMKNTSRCGLGKTATNSLIYAMDKFHDYFKSKLDKDFNGLSLKFDMEAATEEYERYKI from the coding sequence ATGTCTGAAGAAAAATTTTTGAAACCCGACGAACCTGCTCAAACGCAAATGCTGAATCATTTGTGGGAGTTGCAGCGCAAGAATGGATTTATTAACGATGACGATATCAGGCAGCTCTCGGAGAAGTTTAATCTGTCAGCTATTGAAGTGGAGGGAGTAGTTTCCTTTTATCATTTTTTCCACCGCAAGCCGGCCGGCAAATTCACGATCTATCTTAATAACAGTATAGTTGCGGATTTAAAGGGATTCAGCCGAATTAAAGAAACCTTTGAAAGGGAGACCGGTACCACCTTCGGATCGGTGGATCGTACCGGAACATTTGGGTTGTTTCTTACACCTTGCATTGGCTTGAGCGATCAGGAACCTTCCGCTTTAATTAACTTCTATCCTTTCACCAACCTGAATGCCATAAAGGTGAAGGATACGATTGCGGCACTGAAAAACGGTATCAGGCCGGAGGCCATCTGTGATGCGCCTGCCGATCATATCCGCTATACACCATCCGACGGCAAGAGCGTTTTCTTTAGTGCATTCAAAGAAGGCGCAGCACTGTCGAGAGCAAAAACACTGGGCGCTCAGGGTGTTTTGGATGAATTGAAAAAAGCGGAACTGGCGGGCCGCGGCGGAGCAAACTATCCGACGTGGAAGAAATGGAATGCCGCCATGCTGCAACCTGCACAGCCGAAAGTCGTGATCTGCAATGCCGATGAAGGAGAGCCCGGTACTTTTAAGGATCGTGTATTAATCAACAGCCAGGCAAAATCTTTGATAGAAGGCATGATCATCTGCGGTTACACCATTGGAGCAGGCTATGGCATCATTTACCTGCGTGGCGAATACACGTGGCTGAAAAGCAGGCTCGATGATGCCATCAATGAATACAAAGCCGCCGGCTTGCTTGGTGACGACTGCGGTGGCATTCATGGTTTTCATTTTGATATCAGGATTCAGTCAGGTGCGGGTTCTTATGTATGCGGTGAAGAGACAGCGCTGCTGGAATCGCTTGAAGGCAAACGTGGCGAGCCGCGTACGAAGTGGTTTTTCCCGGTGGAAAAGGGCTACCTGCAACAACCTACCGTCATCAATAACGTGGAGACGTTTTGTGCAGCAGCGCGCATCGTGGAGATGACGGCTGATGCTTATGTTCAGCTTGGCATTCCCGGCTCGCCCGGCACAAAGCTCATCAGTGTTTCAGGCGATTGCCGGTTACCGGGCATCTATGAGATTGAATGGGGCATGACGGTGGCCGAGTTACTCGAACTCTGTGAAGCGGATGATCCCTATTACATTCAGATCAGCGGCCCGTCGGGCGAATGCATTTCGGTGAAAGAAAAGTACCGGCGTATTTCCATGCTCGACCTGATGGCACGCAAAGATGTGCGGTGCGGAGGCTCTTTCATGGTATTTAACCGGCAGCGCGACCTGGTGAAGGTGCTGCTGAATTATGCTGAATTTTTCAAATCCGAATCATGTGGCATCTGCACGCCTTGCCGCGCCGGCAACTTCATTATTCAGCGCAAGCTTGAACGGCTGGATAACGGTTTGGCTACAGAAGTTGATCTGGAACAGTTGAGAAGCTGGGGAACCATCATGAAAAACACAAGCCGGTGCGGATTAGGCAAGACGGCGACCAACAGCCTGATCTATGCAATGGATAAATTCCATGACTATTTCAAAAGCAAGCTGGACAAAGATTTTAATGGCCTCAGCCTGAAGTTTGATATGGAGGCCGCTACGGAAGAATACGAGAGATATAAAATTTAA
- a CDS encoding (2Fe-2S)-binding protein — translation MSKMINITIDGKALQVEEGKNLMIAARENGIFIPSLCYYEHIEPPLGSCRVCSCKINGKFGPACTEKVTEGLTVEVNTPELTDTRKALVEMMFAEGNHICPACEKSGKCDLQHMGYELGVSSTRFQHLFKDRIIDFNPSRMVMEHNRCIKCMRCVVDVLTSDGKRVFTYQNRGNETFVGIDYEQEARLTEEEAINAMKICPTGAIIIRGVNQSEPFGERKFDLQSSQKDYNKKTAHKKRTVPMEKKIVATVSLAGCFGCHMSLLDIDTELLDVVELVSFTKSPLTDIKKFNNRCHIGLIEGGCCNSENVETLRYFRENCDILVALGECAVWGGLPTMRNAIPLSECLEEAYLNSVTSEPGNTIVPYHEDLPKILDRVYACNEIVKIDYYIPGCPPDANHIWKAVKNLLWGEEYSILYSEFKYD, via the coding sequence ATGTCAAAGATGATCAACATCACAATAGATGGCAAAGCCTTACAGGTGGAAGAAGGAAAAAACCTGATGATTGCAGCCAGGGAAAACGGAATCTTCATACCATCGCTATGTTACTATGAGCATATTGAACCACCGCTCGGAAGCTGCAGGGTTTGTTCGTGTAAGATCAATGGCAAGTTTGGGCCGGCCTGCACGGAGAAAGTAACGGAAGGACTTACGGTGGAAGTGAACACGCCGGAACTGACAGATACACGCAAAGCGCTCGTGGAAATGATGTTTGCCGAAGGCAATCACATCTGCCCGGCCTGCGAGAAGAGTGGTAAGTGCGACCTCCAGCATATGGGTTACGAACTCGGTGTTTCTTCAACCCGTTTTCAACATCTGTTCAAAGACCGCATTATCGATTTTAATCCCAGCAGGATGGTGATGGAGCACAACCGCTGCATCAAGTGCATGCGCTGCGTAGTGGACGTGCTTACCAGCGATGGCAAACGGGTGTTCACGTATCAGAACAGGGGCAATGAAACATTTGTCGGCATAGACTATGAGCAGGAAGCGCGGCTCACGGAAGAAGAAGCCATCAATGCAATGAAGATCTGCCCTACCGGAGCCATTATTATCAGGGGCGTCAATCAGTCGGAGCCATTCGGCGAACGCAAATTTGATTTGCAGTCGTCACAAAAAGACTACAACAAAAAAACCGCACACAAGAAGCGCACAGTGCCGATGGAAAAAAAGATAGTTGCCACGGTTTCATTAGCCGGTTGCTTCGGATGCCACATGTCGTTACTTGATATTGATACGGAGCTGCTCGACGTGGTTGAGCTGGTCTCATTTACCAAGTCGCCGCTCACCGATATCAAGAAGTTCAATAACCGCTGTCATATAGGGTTGATTGAAGGCGGATGCTGCAACTCAGAAAATGTTGAAACACTCCGCTACTTCAGGGAAAACTGCGACATCCTCGTAGCATTGGGTGAATGTGCCGTGTGGGGCGGATTACCAACCATGCGGAATGCCATTCCATTGAGTGAATGCCTGGAAGAAGCGTACCTGAATTCTGTCACCAGCGAGCCGGGCAATACCATTGTTCCCTATCATGAAGATTTGCCGAAAATTCTCGACAGGGTGTATGCCTGCAACGAGATCGTAAAAATCGACTATTACATTCCCGGCTGTCCGCCTGATGCCAATCATATCTGGAAAGCCGTGAAGAACCTGTTGTGGGGTGAAGAATATTCCATCCTGTATTCAGAATTTAAATACGACTAA
- a CDS encoding Ni/Fe hydrogenase subunit alpha, which yields MNRKIMIDPVTRVEGHGRVTIHLDEYGQVKDSFFHIVEFRGFERFIQGHPYWEAPVLVQRLCGICPVSHHLAAAKAVDQLVGIDPKDLSPTAILLRRLMHFGQVFQSHALHFFYLASPDLLFGMDAPAEKRNVVAVAVENRELAIKGITMRKFGQEIIKAVAGKKIHGILAVPGGVHKTLTEEERDYFLSGKQIENIDTMIEWSLAIVNFMKDYHAKNRKFLDEFAAFPSGHLGMVNQEGGLDLYDGRLRAIDSDGNITLNDISTDLYQEYFSEAVAQWSYMKFPYLKEVGRDKGWNRVGPLARMNICDFITTPLAEKERQAFIAFTGKKVNNSTMYSHWARLIEVLHCAEVIRDLLHDPALMGNDLIRKGTPRLKGIGIIEAPRGTLTHHYEVDEKGMITRCNLIVSTTHNNDAMNTAVKWVANNVISRSGTITDGMLNQVEVAIRAYDPCLSCATQAMGKMPLHAEVYNHLGELIDEKHKN from the coding sequence ATGAACAGAAAAATAATGATTGATCCGGTTACAAGGGTGGAAGGCCATGGAAGGGTCACCATTCACCTCGATGAATACGGACAAGTGAAAGACTCCTTCTTTCATATAGTTGAGTTCAGGGGATTTGAAAGATTCATACAGGGACATCCTTACTGGGAGGCACCGGTACTGGTGCAACGGCTCTGTGGCATCTGCCCGGTCAGCCATCACCTAGCTGCGGCTAAAGCTGTGGATCAGTTGGTTGGCATCGACCCCAAAGACCTTTCACCAACGGCCATCCTGCTTCGCCGGCTGATGCATTTCGGGCAGGTGTTTCAATCGCATGCCTTGCATTTCTTTTATCTCGCATCACCGGACCTGCTCTTCGGAATGGATGCACCTGCCGAAAAAAGAAATGTGGTGGCTGTTGCCGTGGAGAACAGGGAGTTGGCCATCAAGGGCATTACCATGCGCAAATTCGGGCAGGAGATTATCAAAGCCGTGGCAGGAAAAAAAATACATGGCATCCTGGCGGTGCCCGGCGGTGTTCACAAAACACTTACCGAAGAAGAACGGGACTACTTCCTGAGTGGGAAGCAGATTGAGAATATTGATACGATGATTGAATGGTCATTGGCCATCGTCAATTTCATGAAGGATTACCATGCGAAAAACCGCAAATTCCTCGATGAGTTCGCGGCTTTCCCCTCCGGCCATCTCGGCATGGTGAATCAGGAAGGCGGGCTTGATTTATATGATGGCAGGCTCCGCGCCATCGACAGTGACGGCAACATCACGCTCAACGATATCTCCACCGACTTGTACCAGGAATATTTTTCTGAAGCTGTGGCGCAATGGTCCTATATGAAATTTCCATACCTGAAAGAAGTAGGTAGAGATAAAGGATGGAACCGCGTCGGGCCGCTGGCGCGCATGAATATCTGTGATTTCATTACCACGCCGCTGGCTGAAAAAGAACGGCAGGCATTTATCGCTTTTACCGGCAAAAAAGTTAACAACAGCACGATGTATTCTCACTGGGCCCGGCTGATTGAAGTGCTTCATTGCGCTGAAGTGATCAGGGATTTGCTGCATGACCCTGCTCTCATGGGTAACGACCTTATTCGAAAAGGTACACCACGTTTAAAAGGCATTGGCATTATTGAAGCACCGCGCGGAACGCTTACACATCATTATGAAGTGGATGAAAAAGGCATGATTACACGTTGCAACCTGATTGTTTCCACCACCCACAATAATGATGCGATGAACACTGCCGTAAAATGGGTGGCCAATAATGTGATCAGCCGCAGCGGCACCATTACAGACGGCATGCTCAACCAGGTGGAAGTAGCGATCAGGGCCTATGATCCATGCCTCAGTTGCGCGACACAGGCAATGGGTAAAATGCCGCTGCATGCAGAAGTTTATAATCATCTCGGAGAACTCATTGATGAAAAACATAAAAACTGA